From a single Halodesulfovibrio marinisediminis DSM 17456 genomic region:
- a CDS encoding sensor histidine kinase, which translates to MVALSRLSKFFGKYFIPKEEGGLRRYNVLRFKMIGLFGMVALVPLCLMALINFHIYKTSLEKEQRLSTLSLVNKTKYSFELYLNERLSAVSFIAATHSIEELSDTQNLRKIFHKAKEEFEGLVDLGLINSEGRQVAYAGPYNLLGNDYSEHDWFNETRVRGTYISSVFLGYRKLPHIAIAVESVSADGEPWVLRATIATEPFSKLISFMNLAPGVDAFLLNKNKVLQTESRLFGPVLGTVPFELPHAAYRGGNSVITTEQGNFSATYVNFMQPEFILMAMRPDTQGNGAWFSLRSDLLAVLIGGAVLITLVAFGLTNVLIRQLMMADECRANIMKEIEHTQKLSSIGRLAAGVAHEINNPLAVIKEKSGLMNDILARAPETELTGMLNRQIGGITSSVERCSVITHRLLGFARKVEPKKEWLDINEVVREVLEFLEKELTKRSISINLMLQEALSEIESDKGQLQQVFLNIVSNSLEAVEEGGVIYIESKTMEDGVKVIIGDNGCGMSEETMDRIFEPFFTTKRNAGNGLGLAISYGIIRKLGGDISVTSNVGTGSVFTITLPFSMEPKKA; encoded by the coding sequence ATGGTTGCATTGAGTCGTTTATCAAAATTTTTCGGGAAGTATTTTATCCCCAAAGAGGAAGGCGGATTGCGTCGGTATAATGTTTTGCGATTTAAGATGATCGGACTTTTCGGGATGGTGGCACTTGTTCCATTGTGCCTTATGGCGCTGATCAACTTCCATATTTACAAGACTTCTTTGGAAAAAGAACAGCGGTTATCTACCCTTAGCCTCGTTAATAAGACTAAATATTCTTTTGAACTGTATTTAAATGAGCGGCTCTCTGCGGTGAGTTTTATTGCTGCAACACACAGCATTGAAGAGCTTTCAGATACGCAGAACCTTCGAAAAATATTCCATAAGGCAAAAGAAGAATTTGAAGGGCTTGTGGATTTAGGGCTGATTAACTCTGAAGGAAGGCAGGTTGCATATGCAGGGCCATACAACCTGTTAGGAAACGATTATTCGGAGCATGACTGGTTTAATGAAACCAGAGTGCGTGGAACATATATAAGCAGCGTATTTTTAGGGTATCGAAAACTGCCTCACATTGCGATTGCAGTTGAGAGCGTATCTGCAGATGGCGAGCCGTGGGTTCTGCGGGCGACCATTGCAACTGAACCTTTCTCTAAGCTGATCTCCTTCATGAATCTTGCTCCCGGTGTGGATGCATTTCTTCTCAATAAGAACAAAGTGTTGCAAACGGAGTCCAGACTGTTTGGGCCTGTACTGGGAACAGTTCCATTTGAGTTGCCCCATGCTGCGTATCGAGGTGGTAATTCGGTCATAACAACGGAGCAGGGCAATTTTTCAGCGACATACGTCAATTTTATGCAGCCGGAATTCATATTGATGGCTATGCGGCCGGACACACAGGGCAATGGAGCATGGTTCTCATTACGGTCTGACTTGTTGGCGGTGCTCATAGGTGGTGCCGTGCTGATTACCCTTGTTGCGTTCGGGCTGACAAATGTGCTTATCCGTCAGCTGATGATGGCAGATGAATGCCGCGCAAATATTATGAAAGAAATTGAGCATACACAAAAGTTGTCTTCTATTGGCCGACTTGCCGCAGGGGTTGCTCATGAAATTAACAATCCTCTTGCCGTGATCAAAGAAAAGTCAGGGCTAATGAATGACATATTGGCGAGGGCTCCGGAAACAGAACTGACTGGAATGCTTAATCGGCAAATTGGCGGAATTACATCTTCGGTTGAACGATGCAGTGTTATAACGCATAGACTCCTTGGCTTTGCCCGTAAGGTTGAGCCAAAGAAAGAGTGGCTGGATATAAACGAGGTTGTCAGAGAAGTTTTGGAGTTTTTGGAAAAGGAACTTACCAAGCGTTCAATTTCCATAAACCTTATGTTGCAAGAAGCGTTGTCTGAGATTGAGTCCGATAAGGGGCAGTTGCAGCAGGTATTTTTAAATATTGTAAGCAACTCTCTGGAAGCAGTGGAAGAGGGCGGTGTCATATATATCGAAAGTAAAACTATGGAAGACGGGGTTAAAGTCATTATCGGGGATAACGGTTGCGGTATGAGTGAAGAAACTATGGACCGGATCTTCGAGCCGTTTTTCACCACAAAACGAAATGCCGGAAACGGACTCGGATTGGCCATTTCATACGGGATTATTCGTAAGTTGGGCGGCGACATTTCTGTAACCAGTAATGTCGGTACAGGAAGTGTGTTCACCATAACGTTGCCTTTCTCAATGGAACCGAAGAAGGCGTAG
- a CDS encoding sensor histidine kinase, with protein MYISSHNSFRWLAARIFLIGIGPLFILFVVLCSRVVQNFLEDAATPALRYAQALVGSHEMRTTEDMRVKLSMLLPSGQWILQNEVNAITSSNIEDVEEQMRLIETVHNQNGDHTSSIYVPMWPISPNSSVWLHVYVPGAGSVFYGVSIESLLPGATFSFGLCLTLFFSLLVTSIFNSVIFSSFVHEKLAQERVLREKLEQKLIESNRLSAQTRVVAGIAHEINTPLAIMIQEAGWVKELLEDLQEQVDLLNKEPRKALCATFAEMDKSLNVMRKQGKRCADITHGLLRMSRKGAENKAEVDVNAVVQDVGHLLQPKATELGIAFKWQLNAFVPAYASSGHVQQILLNVVNNAIDAVATSESEARKVIVSTFSTKQSVLIRVTDTGAGLSLELKNRIFEPFFTTKAAGQGTGLGLSISHALARRNNGNLSVESSPGKGSSFTLTLPVAEVDFLPAM; from the coding sequence ATGTATATTTCCTCGCATAACTCCTTCCGCTGGCTTGCAGCACGAATTTTTTTGATTGGCATTGGACCGCTGTTTATTCTGTTTGTGGTTCTGTGCAGTCGGGTAGTTCAAAACTTTTTGGAGGATGCAGCAACTCCTGCTCTCCGTTACGCGCAGGCATTGGTAGGTAGCCACGAGATGCGTACTACGGAGGACATGCGTGTGAAGTTGTCCATGTTGCTCCCGAGCGGGCAGTGGATTCTCCAGAATGAAGTAAATGCAATAACGTCTTCAAACATTGAAGATGTCGAAGAGCAAATGCGTCTTATTGAAACCGTTCATAACCAGAACGGCGATCATACAAGCTCAATATATGTTCCCATGTGGCCGATTTCACCAAATTCCAGCGTATGGCTACATGTGTATGTACCGGGGGCAGGCAGTGTCTTTTATGGCGTATCCATAGAGTCCCTGCTCCCCGGTGCTACTTTCTCATTCGGTTTGTGTCTGACGTTGTTTTTTTCCCTTCTTGTTACATCCATTTTTAATTCAGTCATTTTTTCAAGCTTTGTTCACGAGAAGCTCGCACAGGAAAGGGTACTGCGGGAAAAACTTGAACAGAAGTTAATTGAGTCCAATCGGCTTTCTGCTCAAACGAGAGTTGTTGCAGGAATTGCGCACGAAATTAACACGCCGCTTGCCATTATGATTCAGGAAGCGGGTTGGGTTAAGGAGTTGCTTGAGGATCTTCAGGAGCAGGTTGATCTGCTGAATAAGGAACCGAGAAAGGCGCTATGTGCAACGTTTGCGGAGATGGATAAGTCGCTCAATGTGATGCGCAAACAGGGCAAACGTTGCGCGGACATTACGCATGGCTTGCTGCGAATGTCGCGCAAGGGCGCTGAGAATAAAGCTGAAGTTGATGTGAACGCAGTGGTTCAAGATGTCGGGCACCTTTTACAGCCTAAGGCAACAGAGCTTGGTATCGCGTTTAAATGGCAATTGAATGCTTTTGTGCCTGCATATGCGTCATCAGGTCATGTTCAGCAGATTTTATTGAATGTTGTGAATAACGCCATTGATGCCGTTGCTACGAGCGAAAGTGAAGCACGTAAGGTCATTGTTTCAACCTTCAGTACAAAACAGTCTGTTCTTATTCGAGTAACGGACACAGGCGCCGGATTATCACTCGAGCTGAAAAATAGAATTTTTGAGCCTTTTTTTACAACAAAGGCAGCGGGGCAGGGCACCGGACTGGGATTGTCGATCTCTCATGCTCTTGCGAGGCGTAACAACGGAAACCTTTCTGTGGAATCAAGTCCAGGAAAGGGAAGTAGTTTTACGCTGACTCTGCCAGTGGCAGAGGTGGATTTTCTGCCTGCAATGTAG
- a CDS encoding response regulator, with the protein MREIKLLLVDDEQDFVETLAERLRLRDFGSTVALDGETALSIVEEGVPDVMLLDIMMPGINGLEVLERVKQNYPGVQVIIVTGHGGEKEKTQAMQLGAFAYMTKPVDFETLIITVMAAYEQVGAEP; encoded by the coding sequence ATGCGCGAAATTAAGCTACTATTGGTGGATGATGAGCAGGATTTTGTAGAGACCCTTGCGGAACGGCTACGCCTGCGCGATTTTGGATCCACTGTTGCGCTGGATGGCGAAACTGCGCTATCCATTGTTGAAGAAGGCGTTCCAGATGTTATGTTGCTCGACATAATGATGCCGGGTATTAACGGACTTGAGGTGCTCGAAAGGGTTAAGCAAAATTACCCTGGTGTACAGGTTATAATCGTAACTGGTCACGGTGGGGAAAAAGAAAAAACGCAGGCAATGCAGTTAGGTGCTTTTGCTTACATGACAAAGCCTGTAGATTTTGAAACACTTATCATCACGGTTATGGCAGCCTATGAGCAGGTTGGTGCAGAGCCATAA
- a CDS encoding ATP-binding protein, whose amino-acid sequence MFSLRTRIALLLFCVIILNLAGAGITLWYTNRTQSLQVQLSAKNVAALEASHGLSASLMDQKGNTTYYLLSHDDAWLKELDTKRELFEGWLKKAKESAFSPESSLVLADLEKLYAEYDASRKEVIELYKEGQPQAGAELHWKIRDEFNTLLLLSKEFRALYLHAVEQNRIEFEEEAEIFSDTIVAGLILSALIEILLIVFLYRKILDPIRTLAHATGDVGESGALSTKNDVLALSNKVESLITHIDDAQKELDAKKETLVHSEKLALVGKLAAGVAHSIRNPLTSVKMRLFSLERSLELDEQQQEDFDVVSEEISHIDNITKNFLEFSRRPELKAKIQSPSEVVDMALRLLKYRFESQEVNVSVERTGILPAIPIDGGQLKEVLVNLLLNACDAMVQGGSITITEKTDVVDPLGTIVFIRIEDTGPGVSEEVLEKIFEPFFSTKEEGSGLGLAIARRIVEEHGGWLHATSVENQGTTFLLALPATRGNTWQKFS is encoded by the coding sequence ATGTTTTCATTACGCACCCGAATAGCATTGTTACTGTTCTGCGTTATTATTCTGAACTTAGCTGGCGCGGGTATAACACTGTGGTATACAAACCGGACGCAAAGTCTTCAGGTACAGCTTTCTGCGAAAAACGTGGCTGCGCTGGAAGCATCACACGGCCTCTCTGCTTCTTTGATGGATCAAAAGGGAAACACAACATATTATCTTTTGTCCCATGATGATGCGTGGTTAAAAGAGCTGGATACAAAGCGTGAGCTTTTTGAAGGTTGGTTAAAAAAAGCAAAGGAGTCTGCATTTTCCCCAGAAAGCTCCCTTGTTCTGGCTGACCTTGAAAAATTGTATGCGGAATATGACGCAAGCAGGAAAGAAGTTATTGAACTATACAAAGAGGGACAGCCGCAAGCAGGGGCAGAACTGCACTGGAAGATCCGTGATGAATTCAACACGTTATTATTGTTGAGTAAAGAATTTCGTGCACTTTACCTGCATGCCGTTGAGCAGAATCGTATAGAGTTTGAGGAAGAAGCAGAGATTTTCAGTGATACTATTGTGGCTGGGTTAATTCTATCAGCGCTTATAGAGATTCTTCTTATTGTCTTTTTATATAGAAAGATTCTTGATCCAATCCGTACCCTTGCACATGCCACAGGTGATGTGGGCGAAAGTGGTGCTCTTTCCACAAAAAACGATGTGCTCGCACTAAGCAATAAGGTTGAATCGTTGATTACGCATATTGATGATGCACAAAAAGAGCTTGATGCCAAAAAGGAAACGTTGGTGCATTCAGAGAAATTGGCGCTGGTTGGTAAGCTTGCAGCCGGTGTTGCGCATTCAATCCGTAATCCGCTTACATCTGTAAAAATGCGCCTGTTCTCTTTAGAGAGATCATTAGAGCTTGATGAACAGCAGCAAGAAGATTTTGATGTTGTAAGTGAAGAGATTTCTCATATTGATAACATCACGAAAAACTTCCTTGAATTTTCTCGTCGACCTGAACTGAAGGCAAAGATTCAAAGCCCTTCAGAAGTTGTTGATATGGCGTTGCGTTTGCTGAAGTACCGTTTTGAATCACAGGAAGTGAATGTTTCTGTGGAGCGAACGGGAATTCTTCCTGCAATTCCTATTGATGGCGGACAATTAAAAGAAGTGCTTGTTAACCTGCTGTTAAATGCATGTGATGCAATGGTGCAGGGGGGCTCAATTACTATTACGGAAAAAACTGACGTTGTTGATCCGTTGGGAACCATTGTATTCATCAGAATAGAAGACACAGGGCCTGGAGTGTCTGAGGAAGTTCTTGAAAAGATATTTGAACCGTTTTTTAGTACAAAAGAAGAAGGTTCCGGTCTTGGGCTTGCTATAGCACGACGAATTGTAGAAGAGCATGGCGGCTGGTTGCATGCTACTTCGGTTGAAAATCAGGGAACAACATTCTTACTTGCGCTTCCAGCAACAAGAGGGAACACATGGCAAAAATTCTCTTAG
- a CDS encoding sigma-54-dependent transcriptional regulator, producing MAKILLVDDDAQLRKSFQNILRAEGYDVVEAHCGETGVELAEKERPDIAVLDVRLPGMNGLETFKALRALYPDLPVLIMTAYGTTDTAIESTKMGAFDYVMKPFDVPEILSLIEKAIQAAEATANATPMSSETPILLGKSRAMQDVCKKIGRAAPTDATILIRGESGTGKELVAQAIHKHSLRSKAPFQIINCVAIPDTLLESELFGYEKGAFTGASQRKAGKIELANGGTVFLDEIGDMPMSIQAKILRLLQERQVERLGGSQPISVDVRVVAATNKDLEQAVANGEFREDLYYRLNVVSIKLPPIRERSEDIPMLAEHFLSMHASASDMHNPGLTEEALATLQKYSWPGNVRELSNKMHKALIFSRGLPLDREDIIKLVDGAAAAPQSEGDEEDVRAWVSRVLLTEHHEKTFETLADRFGAIVINEALELASWNKTRAAKLLGMSRPTLLSRIEKYGLKDKGR from the coding sequence ATGGCAAAAATTCTCTTAGTAGATGATGACGCTCAGTTGCGTAAAAGTTTTCAAAATATCCTTCGCGCGGAAGGGTATGATGTTGTGGAAGCGCATTGCGGTGAAACAGGTGTTGAGCTGGCAGAAAAAGAACGTCCGGACATTGCAGTGCTTGATGTGCGCCTTCCGGGCATGAACGGTCTTGAAACATTTAAGGCACTGCGTGCGCTGTATCCTGACTTACCGGTTCTGATCATGACGGCATATGGCACTACAGATACCGCCATAGAATCAACCAAGATGGGGGCATTTGACTATGTCATGAAGCCCTTTGATGTTCCTGAGATTCTTTCCCTTATTGAAAAAGCAATTCAGGCGGCAGAAGCTACGGCCAACGCGACTCCGATGTCTTCTGAAACACCGATACTGCTCGGGAAGAGCAGGGCTATGCAGGACGTGTGTAAGAAAATTGGCAGGGCTGCCCCTACTGATGCAACAATACTCATCCGTGGTGAGTCCGGCACCGGTAAGGAGTTGGTTGCTCAGGCTATTCATAAACACAGCCTGCGTTCAAAAGCGCCGTTTCAGATTATCAATTGCGTTGCCATTCCGGATACGCTGCTCGAAAGCGAATTGTTCGGGTACGAGAAAGGCGCGTTTACTGGTGCTTCCCAGCGTAAGGCAGGTAAAATTGAATTGGCAAACGGCGGTACTGTTTTTCTTGATGAAATAGGTGATATGCCGATGTCAATTCAGGCTAAAATCTTGCGCCTGTTGCAGGAACGGCAAGTCGAACGTCTCGGGGGCAGTCAGCCAATATCCGTGGATGTACGAGTTGTTGCTGCAACAAATAAGGATTTGGAACAGGCGGTTGCAAATGGAGAATTCAGGGAAGACCTATATTATCGTTTGAATGTGGTGAGCATTAAACTGCCTCCAATTCGTGAGCGTAGTGAAGATATTCCTATGCTTGCGGAGCATTTTCTTTCAATGCATGCCAGTGCCTCTGATATGCATAATCCTGGGTTAACTGAAGAAGCGCTTGCAACGCTGCAAAAATACTCTTGGCCTGGAAACGTCCGTGAGCTGAGCAACAAGATGCATAAGGCGCTGATATTCAGCCGCGGGCTTCCGCTTGATAGAGAAGACATCATAAAACTTGTGGACGGTGCTGCTGCAGCTCCTCAGTCTGAAGGTGATGAAGAAGATGTGCGTGCATGGGTGTCTCGAGTGCTACTTACAGAACACCATGAAAAGACATTTGAAACTCTTGCAGACCGTTTCGGTGCCATTGTGATTAATGAGGCGCTGGAATTGGCTTCATGGAATAAAACCCGTGCTGCCAAGCTACTTGGAATGTCCAGACCAACGTTACTCAGTCGAATTGAAAAATACGGGTTAAAAGATAAGGGACGGTAG